In Oncorhynchus nerka isolate Pitt River linkage group LG26, Oner_Uvic_2.0, whole genome shotgun sequence, one DNA window encodes the following:
- the LOC115110624 gene encoding permeability factor 2-like, whose translation MSIRMSASLVVVLLALLTITEGMSLRGMGADLRCRCIETESRRIGKLIKKVEMFPPSSHCRDTEIIATLSKSGQEICLDVSAPWVKKVIEKMLANNK comes from the exons ATGAGCATCAGAATGTCAGCCAGCCTTGTCGTTGTGCTCCTGGCCCTCCTGACCATTACTGAGG GGATGAGTCTGAGAGGCATGGGGGCTGACCTGCGATGTCGCTGCATTGAGACGGAGAGCAGACGTATTGGTAAACTCATTAAGAAGGTGGAGATGTTCCCTCCCAGCTCGCACTGCAGagacactgagatcat TGCCACTCTGAGCAAGAGCGGTCAGGAGATTTGTCTGGATGTCAGCGCTCCTTGGGTCAAGAAGGTCATTGAGAAGATGCTGGCCAA CAACAAATGA
- the LOC115110625 gene encoding permeability factor 2-like, with protein sequence MSIRMSASLVVVLLALLTITEGMSLRGMGADLRCRCIETESRRIGKLIKKVEMFPPSSHCRDTEIIATLSKSGQEICLDVSAPWVKKVIEKMLANNK encoded by the exons ATGAGCATCAGAATGTCAGCCAGCCTTGTCGTTGTGCTCCTGGCCCTCCTGACCATTACTGAGG GGATGAGTCTGAGAGGCATGGGGGCGGACCTGCGATGTCGCTGCATTGAGACGGAGAGCAGACGCATTGGTAAACTCATTAAGAAGGTGGAGATGTTCCCTCCCAGCTCGCACTGCAGagacactgagatcat TGCCACTCTGAGCAAGAGCGGTCAGGAGATTTGTCTGGATGTCAGCGCTCCTTGGGTCAAGAAGGTCATTGAGAAGATGCTGGCCAA CAACAAATGA